A genomic region of Gossypium hirsutum isolate 1008001.06 chromosome D01, Gossypium_hirsutum_v2.1, whole genome shotgun sequence contains the following coding sequences:
- the LOC107921384 gene encoding organ-specific protein P4 gives MKTLFFFFIFCSFLLYGNLNHARKEPRDYWKSVMKEQPIPEAIQGLLHQDEASAMDSENFVKDFDSRHSFIIYHSNLKHKEEEDKTYVKDLKNQKQHKSEKKNQTEKP, from the exons ATGAagactctcttttttttcttcattttctgcTCTTTTCTCCTG TACGGAAACCTCAACCATGCAAGAAAGGAACCAAGGGATTATTGGAAAAGTGTAATGAAGGAGCAGCCCATACCAGAAGCAATCCAGGGCCTTTTACATCAAGATGAAGCTTCGGCTATGGATTCTGAGAACTTTGTCAAGGATTTCGATAGCCGGCATAGCTTTATAATATACCACAGTAATCTGAAacacaaagaagaagaagataagacTTATGTGAAGGACTTGAAGAATCAGAAACAACATAAATCTGAAAAAAAGAACCAGACAGAAAAACCTTGA
- the LOC107922506 gene encoding probable sphingolipid transporter spinster homolog 2 isoform X5, translating into MEFCHLHLWLDFLWLLPYLHRYQRVSIHLDLLELACLYGLWLQLVVAFHSISGPSQSAAFGVGEASFISLAAPFIDDNAPIAQKTAWLAIFYMCIPTGYALGYVYGGLVGTYLNWRFAFWVEAILMLPFAVLGFVMKPLNLKGFAPAESKQALISEETDVQEVQDTDALNDSAKPTKEKFSHMFSKMKCTCIDLNQFSRFIKDMKALLVDKVYVVNVLGYCAYNFVLGAYSYWGPKAGYKIYNISDADLIFGGITIVCGILGTLAGGYVLDLMKSTIPNAFKLLSVTTFFGAIFCFTAFCFQNMYAFLAFFSVGELLVFAIQGPVNYICLHCVNPSLRPLSMAISTVSIHIFGDVPSSPLVGVLQDAINNWRETSLILTSILFPAAGIWFTGIFLHSVDRFNEDSEGQVTEVDRSNATPLLEPRVAETSLFC; encoded by the exons ATGGAGTTCTGTCATCTGCATTTATGGTTGGACTTCTTGTGGCTTCTCCCATATTTGCATCGTTATCAAAGAG tGTCAATCCATTTAGACTTATTGGAGTTGGCTTGTCTGTATGGACTTTGGCTACAGCTGGTTGTggcttttcattcaatttctGGTCCATCACAATCTGCCGCAT TTGGTGTTGGTGAAGCTTCATTTATCAGTCTTGCAGCTCCTTTCATTGATGACAATGCCCCTATTGCTCAG AAAACAGCATGGCTGGCAATATTTTACATGTGTATACCTACTGGATATGCACTTGGCTATGTTTATGGTggctta GTTGGCACTTATTTGAATTGGCGTTTTGCATTCTGGGTGGAAGCCATTTTGATGCTTCCATTTGCTGTTCTGGGTTTTGTTATGAAACCTTTGAATTTGAAAG GTTTTGCTCCTGCTGAATCTAAACAAGCACTGATCTCCGAAGAAACGGATGTACAGGAAGTCCAAG ATACAGACGCTTTAAATGATAGTGCAAAGCCCACGAAGGAAAAATTCAGCCATATGTTTTCCAA GATGAAATGCACATGCATTGATTTGAATCAGTTTTCAAGATTCATCAAAGACATGAAAGCACTCTTGGTTGACAAGGTTTATGTTGTCAATGTTTTAG GTTATTGTGCATACAACTTTGTTTTAGGTGCTTATTCTTATTGGGGACCTAAGGCTGGttacaaaatttataatata AGTGATGCAGACCTGATATTTGGAGGAATAACCATTGTCTGTGGAATATTGGGCACACTAGCAGGAGGCTATGTTCTGGATTTGATGAAATCCACAATCCCCAATGCTTTCAAA CTTCTCTCTGTAACAACATTTTTTGGGGCAATCTTTTGTTTCACTGCCTTTTGTTTTCAGAACATGTATGCTTTCTTAGCTTTTTTCTCAGTTGGTGAACTACTGGTCTTCGCCATTCAG GGTCCTGTAAATTACATATGTCTCCACTGTGTTAACCCGAGTTTGAGGCCATTATCTATGGCTATCTCTACTGTTTCGATTCACATATTTGGTGATGTGCCTTCTTCGCCGCTTGTGGGGGTCCTCCAG GACGCTATCAACAATTGGAGAGAAACTTCTCTTATTCTAACATCAATTTTGTTTCCAGCAGCTGGGATATGGTTTACAG GAATATTTCTGCATAGTGTGGATAGATTCAATGAAGATAGTGAAGGACAAGTTACTGAAGTTGATAGATCAAATGCAACACCTTTGCTTGAACCCAGAGTTGCAGAAACAAGTCTCTTCTGCTAG
- the LOC107922506 gene encoding probable sphingolipid transporter spinster homolog 2 isoform X3: MASSLVPLSAPHPSWFTPKRLLVIFCVINMLNYVDRGTIASNGVNGSLGTCTSSGTCTSGSGIQGEFNLNNFEDGVLSSAFMVGLLVASPIFASLSKSVNPFRLIGVGLSVWTLATAGCGFSFNFWSITICRMLVGVGEASFISLAAPFIDDNAPIAQKTAWLAIFYMCIPTGYALGYVYGGLVGTYLNWRFAFWVEAILMLPFAVLGFVMKPLNLKGFAPAESKQALISEETDVQEVQDTDALNDSAKPTKEKFSHMFSKMKCTCIDLNQFSRFIKDMKALLVDKVYVVNVLAIFQSDADLIFGGITIVCGILGTLAGGYVLDLMKSTIPNAFKLLSVTTFFGAIFCFTAFCFQNMYAFLAFFSVGELLVFAIQGPVNYICLHCVNPSLRPLSMAISTVSIHIFGDVPSSPLVGVLQDAINNWRETSLILTSILFPAAGIWFTGIFLHSVDRFNEDSEGQVTEVDRSNATPLLEPRVAETSLFC; this comes from the exons ATGGCTAGCAGTTTAGTGCCATTATCAGCTCCACACCCTTCTTGGTTCACCCCCAAAAG GTTGCTAGTCATCTTTTGTGTTATCAACATGTTAAATTATGTGGATCGAGGAACAATAGCTAGCAATGGTGTCAATGGGAGTCTGGGAACTTGCACATCCAGTGGTACATGCACTTCTGGTAGTGGAATACA GGGTGAATTCAATTTGAACAATTTTGAAGATGGAGTTCTGTCATCTGCATTTATGGTTGGACTTCTTGTGGCTTCTCCCATATTTGCATCGTTATCAAAGAG tGTCAATCCATTTAGACTTATTGGAGTTGGCTTGTCTGTATGGACTTTGGCTACAGCTGGTTGTggcttttcattcaatttctGGTCCATCACAATCTGCCGCAT GCTAGTTGGTGTTGGTGAAGCTTCATTTATCAGTCTTGCAGCTCCTTTCATTGATGACAATGCCCCTATTGCTCAG AAAACAGCATGGCTGGCAATATTTTACATGTGTATACCTACTGGATATGCACTTGGCTATGTTTATGGTggctta GTTGGCACTTATTTGAATTGGCGTTTTGCATTCTGGGTGGAAGCCATTTTGATGCTTCCATTTGCTGTTCTGGGTTTTGTTATGAAACCTTTGAATTTGAAAG GTTTTGCTCCTGCTGAATCTAAACAAGCACTGATCTCCGAAGAAACGGATGTACAGGAAGTCCAAG ATACAGACGCTTTAAATGATAGTGCAAAGCCCACGAAGGAAAAATTCAGCCATATGTTTTCCAA GATGAAATGCACATGCATTGATTTGAATCAGTTTTCAAGATTCATCAAAGACATGAAAGCACTCTTGGTTGACAAGGTTTATGTTGTCAATGTTTTAG CCATTTTTCAG AGTGATGCAGACCTGATATTTGGAGGAATAACCATTGTCTGTGGAATATTGGGCACACTAGCAGGAGGCTATGTTCTGGATTTGATGAAATCCACAATCCCCAATGCTTTCAAA CTTCTCTCTGTAACAACATTTTTTGGGGCAATCTTTTGTTTCACTGCCTTTTGTTTTCAGAACATGTATGCTTTCTTAGCTTTTTTCTCAGTTGGTGAACTACTGGTCTTCGCCATTCAG GGTCCTGTAAATTACATATGTCTCCACTGTGTTAACCCGAGTTTGAGGCCATTATCTATGGCTATCTCTACTGTTTCGATTCACATATTTGGTGATGTGCCTTCTTCGCCGCTTGTGGGGGTCCTCCAG GACGCTATCAACAATTGGAGAGAAACTTCTCTTATTCTAACATCAATTTTGTTTCCAGCAGCTGGGATATGGTTTACAG GAATATTTCTGCATAGTGTGGATAGATTCAATGAAGATAGTGAAGGACAAGTTACTGAAGTTGATAGATCAAATGCAACACCTTTGCTTGAACCCAGAGTTGCAGAAACAAGTCTCTTCTGCTAG
- the LOC107922655 gene encoding protein trichome birefringence-like 12, with protein MPTKLYSSIFPSIFFLSLIFLFLYSTFLPLYTNNDSSSLPTNKFLPSSSPPCNLFKGHWVLNSTKGKPFYDDTCPFHRNAWNCLKNKRDNMGIINSWKWVPKDCKLERVDPWRFLGLMRNRNIGFVGDSLNENFLVSFLCILRVADEGAKKWKKKGAWRGAYFPKYNVTVAYHRAVLLAKYKWNPKQSVVSDEDELKGIYRVDVDILADEWSSIADFYHVLVFNTGHWWGYDKFPKETPLVFYRHGRPISPPLGLLDGFKVVLEDMVHHIQKEVPKNTLKFWRLQSPRHFYGGDWNQNGSCLFDRPLEEEQLDLWFDPSNNGVNKEARTLNHLIKEAVQGTDIQLLDLTHLSEFRADAHPAIWLGKKDAVSIWGQDCMHWCLPGLPDTWVDILVQLIHNSFETG; from the exons ATGCCTACAAAGCTCTATTCTTCAATCTTCCCATCTATCTTCTTTCTTTCCCTCATTTTCCTCTTCCTTTACTCCACTTTCCTTCCTCTTTATACCAATAACGACTCCTCTTCATTGCCCACTAATAAGTTCCTTCCTTCATCCTCTCCTCCTTGTAACCTTTTCAAGGGCCATTGGGTTTTAAACTCCACCAAAGGCAAGCCTTTCTACGATGACACTTGCCCCTTTCATCGAAACGCCTGGAATTGTCTTAAGAACAAGAGGGACAACATGGGGATCATCAATTCCTGGAAATGGGTACCCAAAGATTGCAAATTGGAGAGGGTTGATCCCTGGAGGTTCTTGGGTTTGATGAGGAATAGGAATATTGGGTTTGTAGGGGATTCTTTGAATGAGAACTTTTTGGTGTCTTTTTTGTGCATTCTTAGAGTGGCTGATGAAGGTGCTAAAAAGTGGAAGAAAAAGGGTGCTTGGAGAGGAGCTTATTTTCCCAAGTATAATGTCACGGTTGCCTATCATAGGGCTGTCTTGCTTGCCAAATACaa GTGGAATCCGAAACAATCTGTGGTTTCTGATGAAGATGAACTAAAAGGAATATACCGAGTGGATGTAGATATTCTGGCAGATGAATGGAGCAGCATTGCTGACTTTTATCATGTTCTTGTTTTCAACACTGGGCATTG GTGGGGCTATGATAAATTCCCAAAAGAGACACCTCTTGTCTTTTATCGGCATGGACGACCAATAAGTCCCCCATTGGGATTATTGGATGGCTTTAAAGTTGTTCTTGAAGATATGGTTCACCACATTCAAAAGGAGGTTCCTAAGAACACTCTCAAGTTCTGGCGGTTGCAATCACCAAGACATTTTTATGGCGGCGATTGGAACCAAAATGGTAGCTGCTTGTTTGACAGACCCCTTGAAGAAGAACAG CTTGATTTGTGGTTTGATCCCAGCAACAATGGAGTGAATAAGGAAGCAAGGACACTTAATCATCTAATCAAAGAGGCAGTGCAAGGCACAGATATTCAGTTACTTGATCTGACTCATTTGAGTGAGTTTAGAGCAGATGCCCATCCGGCAATTTGGTTAGGAAAGAAGGATGCTGTGTCGATTTGGGGACAGGACTGCATGCATTGGTGCCTACCTGGTCTTCCCGATACATGGGTTGATATACTGGTGCAACTAATCCATAATAGCTTCGAGACAGGATGA
- the LOC107922506 gene encoding probable sphingolipid transporter spinster homolog 2 isoform X1 — protein sequence MASSLVPLSAPHPSWFTPKRLLVIFCVINMLNYVDRGTIASNGVNGSLGTCTSSGTCTSGSGIQGEFNLNNFEDGVLSSAFMVGLLVASPIFASLSKSVNPFRLIGVGLSVWTLATAGCGFSFNFWSITICRMLVGVGEASFISLAAPFIDDNAPIAQKTAWLAIFYMCIPTGYALGYVYGGLVGTYLNWRFAFWVEAILMLPFAVLGFVMKPLNLKGFAPAESKQALISEETDVQEVQDTDALNDSAKPTKEKFSHMFSKMKCTCIDLNQFSRFIKDMKALLVDKVYVVNVLGYCAYNFVLGAYSYWGPKAGYKIYNISDADLIFGGITIVCGILGTLAGGYVLDLMKSTIPNAFKLLSVTTFFGAIFCFTAFCFQNMYAFLAFFSVGELLVFAIQGPVNYICLHCVNPSLRPLSMAISTVSIHIFGDVPSSPLVGVLQDAINNWRETSLILTSILFPAAGIWFTGIFLHSVDRFNEDSEGQVTEVDRSNATPLLEPRVAETSLFC from the exons ATGGCTAGCAGTTTAGTGCCATTATCAGCTCCACACCCTTCTTGGTTCACCCCCAAAAG GTTGCTAGTCATCTTTTGTGTTATCAACATGTTAAATTATGTGGATCGAGGAACAATAGCTAGCAATGGTGTCAATGGGAGTCTGGGAACTTGCACATCCAGTGGTACATGCACTTCTGGTAGTGGAATACA GGGTGAATTCAATTTGAACAATTTTGAAGATGGAGTTCTGTCATCTGCATTTATGGTTGGACTTCTTGTGGCTTCTCCCATATTTGCATCGTTATCAAAGAG tGTCAATCCATTTAGACTTATTGGAGTTGGCTTGTCTGTATGGACTTTGGCTACAGCTGGTTGTggcttttcattcaatttctGGTCCATCACAATCTGCCGCAT GCTAGTTGGTGTTGGTGAAGCTTCATTTATCAGTCTTGCAGCTCCTTTCATTGATGACAATGCCCCTATTGCTCAG AAAACAGCATGGCTGGCAATATTTTACATGTGTATACCTACTGGATATGCACTTGGCTATGTTTATGGTggctta GTTGGCACTTATTTGAATTGGCGTTTTGCATTCTGGGTGGAAGCCATTTTGATGCTTCCATTTGCTGTTCTGGGTTTTGTTATGAAACCTTTGAATTTGAAAG GTTTTGCTCCTGCTGAATCTAAACAAGCACTGATCTCCGAAGAAACGGATGTACAGGAAGTCCAAG ATACAGACGCTTTAAATGATAGTGCAAAGCCCACGAAGGAAAAATTCAGCCATATGTTTTCCAA GATGAAATGCACATGCATTGATTTGAATCAGTTTTCAAGATTCATCAAAGACATGAAAGCACTCTTGGTTGACAAGGTTTATGTTGTCAATGTTTTAG GTTATTGTGCATACAACTTTGTTTTAGGTGCTTATTCTTATTGGGGACCTAAGGCTGGttacaaaatttataatata AGTGATGCAGACCTGATATTTGGAGGAATAACCATTGTCTGTGGAATATTGGGCACACTAGCAGGAGGCTATGTTCTGGATTTGATGAAATCCACAATCCCCAATGCTTTCAAA CTTCTCTCTGTAACAACATTTTTTGGGGCAATCTTTTGTTTCACTGCCTTTTGTTTTCAGAACATGTATGCTTTCTTAGCTTTTTTCTCAGTTGGTGAACTACTGGTCTTCGCCATTCAG GGTCCTGTAAATTACATATGTCTCCACTGTGTTAACCCGAGTTTGAGGCCATTATCTATGGCTATCTCTACTGTTTCGATTCACATATTTGGTGATGTGCCTTCTTCGCCGCTTGTGGGGGTCCTCCAG GACGCTATCAACAATTGGAGAGAAACTTCTCTTATTCTAACATCAATTTTGTTTCCAGCAGCTGGGATATGGTTTACAG GAATATTTCTGCATAGTGTGGATAGATTCAATGAAGATAGTGAAGGACAAGTTACTGAAGTTGATAGATCAAATGCAACACCTTTGCTTGAACCCAGAGTTGCAGAAACAAGTCTCTTCTGCTAG
- the LOC107921199 gene encoding F-box protein At1g10780, whose translation MESLPDAIVQYILSHLNNARDVAVCNCVSKRWKESLPYLKSLYFPRNSFDGYTGSDSPDIVIWKMLSSITCLEELVVYSPFTSSGLASWLLLVHSSLKHLELRMDNITDYKACVDSPSKLDCVSAAKNLESLKLWGVLMANPPKWDVFKNLKSLEIVGARLEDSALSAALRACPKLTNLVLLGCEGVRSVSVELPYLEQCKLDFYGLGNCSLSLTCPKIELLEVQGCSWLRVRETTCLRKLLIANNSGRVYMVDFGKLSALESLSMRGVQWCWDAISKMLEWSSEVKHLYMKVEFTGDLESLLPFPEVDFVEFFNSHPKLQKFDIHGAMFAALCQKNSLKNVEQGFVIPCLEEVVVQVRSPLNAEQKMSTLESLLKYGKNLKTMVIRILQMKSNHSSSDDFFDEICRLRFMNRKIVRIE comes from the exons ATGGAATCTCTTCCTGATGCCATAGTTCAGTACATTTTGTCACACTTGAACAATGCTAGGGATGTTGCAGTTTGTAATTGTGTATCCAAGCGATGGAAGGAGTCATTGCCTTACCTTAAGAGTCTCTACTTTCCTCGTAACTCGTTTGATGGTTACACCGGCAGTGATAGCCCGGACATTGTTATCTGGAAAATGCTTTCGTCAATCACATGTTTAGAGGAGCTTGTTGTTTACAGTCCATTCACCAGTTCAGGCCTTGCTTCATGGCTATTGCTGGTGCATTCATCGCTCAAGCATCTTGAGCTCAGAATGGATAATATTACTGATTATAAGGCTTGTGTTGATAGTCCATCCAAATTGGACTGCGTTAGTGCAGCTAAGAATTTGGAGTCTTTGAAGCTTTGGGGTGTGCTAATGGCTAATCCACCCAAGTGGGATGTGTTTAAAAACCTAAAAAGCCTTGAAATTGTCGGAGCAAGATTGGAGGATTCTGCATTATCTGCTGCACTAAGGGCATGCCCTAAGTTGACTAACTTAGTTCTGCTTGGTTGTGAAGGGGTTAGATCAGTTTCAGTTGAGTTGCCATATTTAGAGCAGTGTAAGCTGGACTTCTATGGCTTGGGCAACTGTTCCCTTTCTCTCACTTGTCCAAAAATTGAACTCCTTGAGGTGCAAGGTTGTAGTTGGCTTCGAGTTCGCGAGACTACATGCCTAAGGAAGCTTTTGATTGCAAACAATTCAG GCAGAGTATACATGGTAGACTTTGGGAAGCTTTCAGCCCTTGAATCCTTATCAATGAGGGGGGTCCAATGGTGTTGGGATGCAATAAGCAAAATGCTAGAGTGGTCTAGTGAGGTGAAACATCTCTACATGAAGGTTGAATTCACTGGAGATTTGGAGTCCCTTTTACCCTTTCCAGAAGTCGATTTCGTTGAGTTTTTTAACAGCCATCCCAAGCTGCAAAAGTTTGATATTCATGGGGCCATGTTTGCTGCTCTTTGCCAGAAAAACAGCCTGAAAAAT GTAGAACAAGGGTTTGTGATTCCATGCCTAGAGGAAGTTGTGGTTCAAGTAAGATCACCATTAAACGCTGAACAGAAAATGAGCACTTTGGAGTCCCTTTTGAAGTATGGGAAGAACTTGAAGACGATGGTAATAAGGATTCTTCAAATGAAGAGCAACCATAGCAGCTCAGACGATTTCTTTGATGAGATATGCAGGCTTAGGTTTATGAACCGCAAAATAGTTCGAATAGAATAA
- the LOC107922506 gene encoding probable sphingolipid transporter spinster homolog 2 isoform X2: MASSLVPLSAPHPSWFTPKRLLVIFCVINMLNYVDRGTIASNGVNGSLGTCTSSGTCTSGSGIQGEFNLNNFEDGVLSSAFMVGLLVASPIFASLSKSVNPFRLIGVGLSVWTLATAGCGFSFNFWSITICRMLVGVGEASFISLAAPFIDDNAPIAQKTAWLAIFYMCIPTGYALGYVYGGLVGTYLNWRFAFWVEAILMLPFAVLGFVMKPLNLKGFAPAESKQALISEETDVQEVQDALNDSAKPTKEKFSHMFSKMKCTCIDLNQFSRFIKDMKALLVDKVYVVNVLGYCAYNFVLGAYSYWGPKAGYKIYNISDADLIFGGITIVCGILGTLAGGYVLDLMKSTIPNAFKLLSVTTFFGAIFCFTAFCFQNMYAFLAFFSVGELLVFAIQGPVNYICLHCVNPSLRPLSMAISTVSIHIFGDVPSSPLVGVLQDAINNWRETSLILTSILFPAAGIWFTGIFLHSVDRFNEDSEGQVTEVDRSNATPLLEPRVAETSLFC; encoded by the exons ATGGCTAGCAGTTTAGTGCCATTATCAGCTCCACACCCTTCTTGGTTCACCCCCAAAAG GTTGCTAGTCATCTTTTGTGTTATCAACATGTTAAATTATGTGGATCGAGGAACAATAGCTAGCAATGGTGTCAATGGGAGTCTGGGAACTTGCACATCCAGTGGTACATGCACTTCTGGTAGTGGAATACA GGGTGAATTCAATTTGAACAATTTTGAAGATGGAGTTCTGTCATCTGCATTTATGGTTGGACTTCTTGTGGCTTCTCCCATATTTGCATCGTTATCAAAGAG tGTCAATCCATTTAGACTTATTGGAGTTGGCTTGTCTGTATGGACTTTGGCTACAGCTGGTTGTggcttttcattcaatttctGGTCCATCACAATCTGCCGCAT GCTAGTTGGTGTTGGTGAAGCTTCATTTATCAGTCTTGCAGCTCCTTTCATTGATGACAATGCCCCTATTGCTCAG AAAACAGCATGGCTGGCAATATTTTACATGTGTATACCTACTGGATATGCACTTGGCTATGTTTATGGTggctta GTTGGCACTTATTTGAATTGGCGTTTTGCATTCTGGGTGGAAGCCATTTTGATGCTTCCATTTGCTGTTCTGGGTTTTGTTATGAAACCTTTGAATTTGAAAG GTTTTGCTCCTGCTGAATCTAAACAAGCACTGATCTCCGAAGAAACGGATGTACAGGAAGTCCAAG ACGCTTTAAATGATAGTGCAAAGCCCACGAAGGAAAAATTCAGCCATATGTTTTCCAA GATGAAATGCACATGCATTGATTTGAATCAGTTTTCAAGATTCATCAAAGACATGAAAGCACTCTTGGTTGACAAGGTTTATGTTGTCAATGTTTTAG GTTATTGTGCATACAACTTTGTTTTAGGTGCTTATTCTTATTGGGGACCTAAGGCTGGttacaaaatttataatata AGTGATGCAGACCTGATATTTGGAGGAATAACCATTGTCTGTGGAATATTGGGCACACTAGCAGGAGGCTATGTTCTGGATTTGATGAAATCCACAATCCCCAATGCTTTCAAA CTTCTCTCTGTAACAACATTTTTTGGGGCAATCTTTTGTTTCACTGCCTTTTGTTTTCAGAACATGTATGCTTTCTTAGCTTTTTTCTCAGTTGGTGAACTACTGGTCTTCGCCATTCAG GGTCCTGTAAATTACATATGTCTCCACTGTGTTAACCCGAGTTTGAGGCCATTATCTATGGCTATCTCTACTGTTTCGATTCACATATTTGGTGATGTGCCTTCTTCGCCGCTTGTGGGGGTCCTCCAG GACGCTATCAACAATTGGAGAGAAACTTCTCTTATTCTAACATCAATTTTGTTTCCAGCAGCTGGGATATGGTTTACAG GAATATTTCTGCATAGTGTGGATAGATTCAATGAAGATAGTGAAGGACAAGTTACTGAAGTTGATAGATCAAATGCAACACCTTTGCTTGAACCCAGAGTTGCAGAAACAAGTCTCTTCTGCTAG
- the LOC107922506 gene encoding probable sphingolipid transporter spinster homolog 2 isoform X4 — MLNYVDRGTIASNGVNGSLGTCTSSGTCTSGSGIQGEFNLNNFEDGVLSSAFMVGLLVASPIFASLSKSVNPFRLIGVGLSVWTLATAGCGFSFNFWSITICRMLVGVGEASFISLAAPFIDDNAPIAQKTAWLAIFYMCIPTGYALGYVYGGLVGTYLNWRFAFWVEAILMLPFAVLGFVMKPLNLKGFAPAESKQALISEETDVQEVQDTDALNDSAKPTKEKFSHMFSKMKCTCIDLNQFSRFIKDMKALLVDKVYVVNVLGYCAYNFVLGAYSYWGPKAGYKIYNISDADLIFGGITIVCGILGTLAGGYVLDLMKSTIPNAFKLLSVTTFFGAIFCFTAFCFQNMYAFLAFFSVGELLVFAIQGPVNYICLHCVNPSLRPLSMAISTVSIHIFGDVPSSPLVGVLQDAINNWRETSLILTSILFPAAGIWFTGIFLHSVDRFNEDSEGQVTEVDRSNATPLLEPRVAETSLFC, encoded by the exons ATGTTAAATTATGTGGATCGAGGAACAATAGCTAGCAATGGTGTCAATGGGAGTCTGGGAACTTGCACATCCAGTGGTACATGCACTTCTGGTAGTGGAATACA GGGTGAATTCAATTTGAACAATTTTGAAGATGGAGTTCTGTCATCTGCATTTATGGTTGGACTTCTTGTGGCTTCTCCCATATTTGCATCGTTATCAAAGAG tGTCAATCCATTTAGACTTATTGGAGTTGGCTTGTCTGTATGGACTTTGGCTACAGCTGGTTGTggcttttcattcaatttctGGTCCATCACAATCTGCCGCAT GCTAGTTGGTGTTGGTGAAGCTTCATTTATCAGTCTTGCAGCTCCTTTCATTGATGACAATGCCCCTATTGCTCAG AAAACAGCATGGCTGGCAATATTTTACATGTGTATACCTACTGGATATGCACTTGGCTATGTTTATGGTggctta GTTGGCACTTATTTGAATTGGCGTTTTGCATTCTGGGTGGAAGCCATTTTGATGCTTCCATTTGCTGTTCTGGGTTTTGTTATGAAACCTTTGAATTTGAAAG GTTTTGCTCCTGCTGAATCTAAACAAGCACTGATCTCCGAAGAAACGGATGTACAGGAAGTCCAAG ATACAGACGCTTTAAATGATAGTGCAAAGCCCACGAAGGAAAAATTCAGCCATATGTTTTCCAA GATGAAATGCACATGCATTGATTTGAATCAGTTTTCAAGATTCATCAAAGACATGAAAGCACTCTTGGTTGACAAGGTTTATGTTGTCAATGTTTTAG GTTATTGTGCATACAACTTTGTTTTAGGTGCTTATTCTTATTGGGGACCTAAGGCTGGttacaaaatttataatata AGTGATGCAGACCTGATATTTGGAGGAATAACCATTGTCTGTGGAATATTGGGCACACTAGCAGGAGGCTATGTTCTGGATTTGATGAAATCCACAATCCCCAATGCTTTCAAA CTTCTCTCTGTAACAACATTTTTTGGGGCAATCTTTTGTTTCACTGCCTTTTGTTTTCAGAACATGTATGCTTTCTTAGCTTTTTTCTCAGTTGGTGAACTACTGGTCTTCGCCATTCAG GGTCCTGTAAATTACATATGTCTCCACTGTGTTAACCCGAGTTTGAGGCCATTATCTATGGCTATCTCTACTGTTTCGATTCACATATTTGGTGATGTGCCTTCTTCGCCGCTTGTGGGGGTCCTCCAG GACGCTATCAACAATTGGAGAGAAACTTCTCTTATTCTAACATCAATTTTGTTTCCAGCAGCTGGGATATGGTTTACAG GAATATTTCTGCATAGTGTGGATAGATTCAATGAAGATAGTGAAGGACAAGTTACTGAAGTTGATAGATCAAATGCAACACCTTTGCTTGAACCCAGAGTTGCAGAAACAAGTCTCTTCTGCTAG